One genomic region from Magallana gigas chromosome 3, xbMagGiga1.1, whole genome shotgun sequence encodes:
- the LOC105318956 gene encoding tetratricopeptide repeat protein 28 isoform X2, with amino-acid sequence MMKWSYRSFKELKDLKGPKGGQKKAYLREGVALQNLGQHGEALAAFGAGLAQDANNTNLITGLIDAALKSPLKDKLGPTFNQLQKLKLNQSAFVIISVIGQELLAAGHYSAAVSMLEAALQIGTCSLKLRGSVFSALSSAYWGLGSIDTAISYMQHDLSVAKSLGDHDGECRAYGNLGSAYFSKGHYKEALSNHRYQLALAMKLKQRQAAASALGSLGHVYTAIGDYPNALQSHKQCLFLMKQSGDKLQEAREIGNAGAVYLAMGEFSSAVECHNKHLQIAKNLKNSVEEARAYSNLGSAFHYKRDYQKAISYHRQVLQIAEDRQDKTLEARAYAGLGHAARCMMDYENARKYHEKQLDNALQTKDKVAEGRACSNLGIIFHQLGQFNSALKLHQVHLRIAKELGDNASQGRAYGNLGNAYCALKKYEEAVKYHKQELQISSQVNDRHSEGATHGNLAVAYQALGMVDKAQFHYSTHLNISKELKDTPSEARALCNLGNFHSSRGDYSSAVRFYEQYLMLSQELHDSEGEAKACFNLGYAHFALGNHLEAVRYYEQDMSIARELKDQLGMARAYCNLGLAHKALHDYQESLECQRNSLTIMKEIKNTKGIFRALGNIGDVLLKIGNVNEAIAIYKEQLQMAKKSSSKDLIATAFGALGAAHRNLGQYDKALGYHTQELSIRQDMDDRRGECRAHGNLGNVHMSLGHYMDAFKCYEEQLEKARELQNSSLEAQASGNLAITKMNMNCFEDAIGLFEQQLAMLEQVSCAASIFDKGRALGNLGDCYEALGDFDESVKCHEQYLAISQQANSLSDQDKAYRGLGNAHKNVGNLQQALVCFEKRLVVAHELNSSSAKASAYGELGCLHSLLGNFEQAISCLQHQLTIAQEMGDRRCESEAACGLGGVYQSMGDYDKALEYHQMDLQIAEQTHNSTCQCRAYGNLGLTHESLGNFEDAIQYQEQHLSIAAQLNDRVAKTLAYSSLGRVHHALNNHSQAVEYLRQGLTIAEQLGRREDEAKIRHRLGLSLWGKGDLDECQQQLYRATDLFESIRRDGQLNSEYKMSLFDLQTACYQALQRVLVSLNRHEEALVMAERACTRAFIDYLLERQAGSEGMFRNDIDPAPITCDQIVNTVSKQKSLVLYFSIAAGYLYSWLLTPDNGIVKFHETNMSELETDYGEHSDTLSMRSVNFGSCSVLDQYVGHVRESMGIESHTQKNNSSRESETDSESDDVWQQHLEELGDKLNAENDRTGFLRMVNRNHKLNSSNYSLSSMFSLSTSFTTNSFNMHRKSSLRMKSQASTRAPLSVLYQVLIAPMEEAIATVSAEWGSGPIDLVLVLQGELYLIPFPVLRKEQNQEYMFERFNLSIMPSVTALANGQKRDRHGRPVIDSSGAVIVGSPKMPMSVSQGWCFKDIPGSEYEARIVGELLTSRPLIGAEATKAAVLNQIEQVEVIHFATHLSWKLSSIVLSPGDNLTTQHSFPTIDSDDSSSDMGGFDGPSLSEYLLTAADILNLKLHAKLVVLSSGYTDDRAGRINSDGVVGLTRALLSAGAKCVLYSLWPVPDAAAKLLMRNFYTALQEGRKVTQALSHGIKSVQSTKQFSHPANWGGWILVGHDIKLSSKIALMGHAICELLQSQNQCREAMRVLLHLIEKSLQRIHQGIKNSMYTTCQSIENKVGGIPGWKDLLQAVGFRFEAARNGLPPAVFFPQTDPGDRLTQASASLQALLGLPPSCVTALSKFLPNYEAGEAYILVIRDILSKMAAKESNIDAIICVKIWRMTGCHEFLASLGLDLVEVGKDEVTLRLGKQANRRQLQFALQSLVAVFDTQEAPKSLSVDSSSSLESLSSSHSGSTSTSNFSKGSTPPLSPRGSRKKSLFNPAEMEKMRMNKMQLMYQGGLSGRKVSSRRERTDPSIYLSHQNRIRNMYGPSGTTLSHHSHHNDIHELQEISENSESETDGHTSSGNSWKECRMTVSTNSDSECSTIPDARTPDRDMLHSSTEHYSLSDGLITGTQSPTSQEYTYSYPGKSSRSVRSVGSDHSEHEEYNFSRQNSGFSDISVNSGDMSRRPSNFDRYDIHRSSDVSNISSAFEVEPQNSLSDSGSDMFQRSDALRQSDMSDTSGISDANGLPNELPEAMINKNVEPVPNESGFHSEVTSSNQSDASQQSIDVTKLTHKELANRINADVQNHREKLELFQKESLATSRQEAMALRKEFHTSLQHISGTQQQINGHPSDDRSVVEKRSSSEGKRPPPIPQKPKSFQTFMENPSPNSPQSANENNTHSLSAQQFNNVNSIVSKINSLAAPKQKLQTPNISAFSSSSPRSKNHLLKNDHIVDRPSIQSLANGSVTRDVSSFLNSIHSQNQPRPDSKMSVSSSASSIVTVIHNPQKPMTNSQVNYRPSQTPSPMHNSQTSTPEIPESPASGGGNGHPLHDISFNSSHSSLRGASPKSILNSSPSCLREMNRKPKKRVSFSDSEPSDLESSSTQNSNRASPVTPVSFPINPADRYIPNNVGTKQPIRITGNHFNKTTNQYLPMKTFGNGNVPSAMDSHYMNGTVRTGAVVNGNQKHSAMEPRNSAHPTYKANMAPNIGNPSGPGTRTSDQIRQLYYGRGGRSQVLQSSKC; translated from the exons ATGATGAAATGGTCCTATCGATCATTCAAAGAGCTGAAGGACCTTAAAGGGCCCAAAGGAGGCCAGAAAAAG GCCTACCTACGGGAGGGGGTAGCACTACAGAACTTAGGACAACATGGAGAAGCACTGGCTGCGTTTGGGGCGGGGCTGGCCCAGGACGCTAACAACACCAATCTTATAACGGGACTCATTGATGCTGCTCTCAAGTCCCCTCTCAAAG ACAAACTTGGACCAACATTTAACCAGTTGCAGAAGTTGAAGTTGAATCAGAGTGCTTTTGTGATCATCTCTGTGATTGGTCAGGAGCTTTTGGCAGCGGGCCACTACAGCGCTGCAGTGTCTATGCTAGAGGCTGCACTGCAGATAGGAACATGCAGCCTAAAGCTTCGAGGATCGGTCTTTTCTGCCCTCAGCAGTGCCTACTGGGGGCTAGGGAGCATAGACACCGCCATCTCCTACATGCAGCATGATCTCTCTGTGGCCAAGTCTCTTG GTGACCATGATGGGGAGTGCCGAGCCTATGGTAACCTGGGGTCAGCGTACTTCTCCAAAGGTCACTACAAGGAGGCGTTGTCCAATCACAGATACCAGCTGGCACTGGCGATGAAACTGAAACAACGCCAAGCAGCCGCATCAGCTCTGGGAAGTCTGGGACATGTTTATACTGCCATCGGAGACTACCCCAATGCTCTACAGAGTCACAAACAGTGTCTGTTCCTGATGAAACAGAGCGGTGACAAACTCCAAGAGGCAAGGGAGATCGGCAATGCTGGAGCAGTGTACCTCGCAATGGGAGAATTCAGTAGTGCGGTGGAATGTCataataaacatttacaaattgccaaaaatttgaaaaatagtgTGGAAGAGGCAAGAGCGTATAGTAATTTAGGAAGTGCATTCCATTACAAAAGGGATTATCAGAAAgcaatatcatatcatagacAGGTTCTTCAGATAGCAGAAGACAGGCAGGATAAGACCCTGGAAGCTAGGGCTTATGCTGGTCTTGGTCATGCTGCTCGATGCATGATGGACTATGAAAACGCAAGGAAGTACCACGAGAAACAGCTGGACAATGCTTTACAGACAAAAGACAAAGTGGCTGAAGGACGCGCTTGTTCTAATTTGGGAATTATTTTTCATCAGCTTGGCCAGTTTAACTCGGCTTTAAAACTTCATCAAGTGCATCTTCGCATTGCAAAGGAGCTCGGTGATAATGCTAGTCAAGGACGTGCCTATGGAAACCTGGGAAATGCATACTGTGCTTTGAAAAAATACGAGGAGGCTGTGAAATATCATAAACAGGAATTACAAATTTCTTCCCAAGTGAACGATCGTCATTCAGAAGGAGCAACTCATGGGAACCTTGCGGTGGCTTATCAAGCCTTGGGGATGGTAGATAAAGCCCAGTTCCATTATTCCACTCATCTTAATATTTCCAAGGAACTCAAGGACACTCCCAGTGAAGCCCGGGCTCTGTGTAACTTAGGAAATTTTCATAGTTCAAGGGGAGATTACTCTAGTGCTGTGAGATTCTATGAGCAATATCTTATGTTATCACAGGAGCTACATGATTCTGAAGGTGAAGCCAAGGCTTGCTTTAATCTTGGATATGCTCACTTTGCTCTAGGCAATCACCTAGAGGCAGTGAGATACTATGAACAGGATATGTCAATAGCTCGGGAATTAAAAGACCAACTGGGCATGGCCCGGGCATATTGTAACTTGGGCCTTGCCCACAAAGCTTTACATGACTATCAGGAATCTTTAGAGTGTCAAAGAAATAGCTTAACTATCATGAAAGAAATCAAAAACACTAAAGGAATTTTCCGAGCCTTGGGAAATATCGGTGATGTGTTGTTGAAAATTGGTAATGTGAATGAAGCCATTGCTATATACAAAGAACAGCTACAAATGGCCAAAAAATCAAGCAGCAAAGATCTTATAGCAACAGCATTTGGTGCACTGGGTGCAGCCCATAGGAATCTTGGACAGTATGACAAAGCTCTTGGTTACCACACCCAGGAACTTAGCATACGACAGGACATGGACGATCGTCGTGGTGAGTGTAGAGCTCATGGGAACCTTGGAAACGTTCACATGTCTCTGGGACATTACATGGACGCTTTCAAGTGTTATGAGGAACAGTTAGAGAAAGCTAGGGAGCTACAAAATAGCTCTCTAGAAGCACAGGCCTCTGGAAATCTTGCAATAACCAAAATGAACATGAACTGCTTTGAGGATGCAATAGGACTATTCGAGCAGCAGTTGGCCATGTTGGAACAAGTGAGCTGTGCGGCTTCAATATTCGACAAAGGACGAGCCCTTGGCAATCTTGGTGATTGCTACGAGGCTCTTGGAGACTTTGACGAGTCTGTGAAATGTCATGAACAGTATCTTGCGATTTCTCAGCAAGCCAACAGTTTGTCAGATCAGGACAAAGCTTACAGGGGACTGGGCAATGCTCACAAAAATGTGGGCAACCTTCAACAGGCCTTGGTGTGCTTTGAGAAGAGGCTTGTGGTAGCTCATGAACTCAACAGTAGCTCGGCAAAAGCATCAGCCTATGGTGAGCTAGGCTGCTTGCATAGTCTTCTGGGTAACTTTGAGCAGGCTATTTCCTGTCTGCAGCACCAGCTGACCATCGCCCAGGAGATGGGAGACAGGCGGTGTGAGAGTGAGGCTGCCTGTGGTTTGGGAGGAGTTTATCAGAGCATGGGAGATTACGACAAAGCCCTAGAGTACCATCAGATGGACCTACAGATAGCTGAACAGACACACAACTCCACCTGCCAAT gTCGAGCCTATGGAAATCTAGGTCTGACTCATGAATCACTAGGAAACTTTGAGGATGCAATACAGTACCAAGAGCAACACCTGAGTATAGCCGCTCAGCTAAATGACAGGGTGGCTAAAACACTGGCTTACAGCAGTCTGG GTCGTGTTCACCATGCACTCAATAACCATTCACAAGCCGTCGAGTACCTGCGGCAAGGTCTCACCATCGCTGAGCAGTTGGGAAGAAGGGAGGATGAGGCGAAGATCCGCCATCGCCTTGGTCTGTCCCTGTGGGGTAAGGGAGATCTGGATGAGTGTCAACAACAGCTGTACAGGGCCACTGACCTGTTTGAGAGCATTAGGAGAGATGGGCAGCTGAACAGCGAGTACAAGATGTCCCTGTTTGACCTGCAGACTGCCTGTTATCAGGCTCTACAG CGAGTTCTTGTTTCCTTGAATCGACATGAGGAGGCGCTCGTAATGGCTGAGCGAGCCTGCACTCGAGCTTTCATCGACTACCTGCTGGAGAGGCAGGCAGGAAGTGAGGGGATGTTCCGGAACGATATAGACCCCGCCCCCATCACATGTGACCAGATCGTCAACACTGTCTCCAAGCAAAAATCCCTGGTCCTCTACTTCTCCATTGCAGCTGGTTATCTGTATAGCTGGCTCCTGACTCCTGACAATG GCATTGTGAAGTTCCATGAGACAAACATGTCTGAGCTCGAGACTGACTATGGGGAACACAGTGACACTCTGAGTATGAGGAGTGTTAATTTCGGCTCGTGTTCCGTGCTGGACCAGTATGTAGGCCATGTCCGAGAGTCCATGGGGATAGAGAGCCACACCCAGAA gaacAACAGCAGTCGTGAGAGTGAGACGGACAGTGAGTCAGACGATGTCTGGCAGCAGCATCTGGAGGAGCTGGGTGATAAACTCAATGCCGAGAACGACAGGACCGGATTCCTCCGGATGGTCAACCGGAACCACAAGCTGAACAGCAGTAACTACAGTCTGAGCAGTATGTTCAGTCTGTCCACCAGCTTCACCACCAATAGCTTCAACATGCACAGAAAGTCCAGTCTACGCATGAAGTCCCAGGCCTCAACCAGGGCTCCTCTCTCTGTGTTGTATCAAGTGTTGATCGCTCCTATGGAGGAAGCCATCGCCACTGTGTCTGCAGAGTGGGGAAGTGGGCCCATTGATCTAGTCCTGGTTTTACAGGGAGAACTGTATCTCATTCCTTTCCCGGTGCTTCGAAAGGAACAGAATCAGGAGTACATGTTTGAACGTTTTAATTTGAGCATCATGCCGTCCGTAACTGCTCTTGCTAATGGCCAAAAGCGTGACCGTCATGGCCGACCTGTGATTGACTCTTCTGGAGCTGTGATTGTTGGAAGTCCAAAAATGCCTATGTCTGTTAGTCAGGGGTGGTGTTTCAAGGATATTCCTGGTTCTGAATATGAAGCTAGAATTGTGGGAGAACTTTTGACCAGCCGTCCGCTTATTGGAGCAGAAGCCACAAAAGCTGCTGTCTTGAACCAAATAGAACAAGTTGAAGTCATCCATTTTGCCACTCACTTATCATGGAAACTTTCCTCAATTGTGCTTTCCCCTGGTGACAATTTGACCACCCAACACTCTTTCCCTACAATTGATTCTGATGATAGCTCTAGTGATATGGGAGGCTTTGATGGACCTTCATTGTCAGAATATCTCCTCACAGCAGCAGATATTCTAAACCTCAAACTTCATGCAAAATTGGTTGTGTTGTCTTCAGGTTATACTGATGACCGTGCAGGTCGTATCAATTCAGACGGTGTGGTTGGGCTCACAAGAGCCCTTCTTAGTGCAGGCGCCAAGTGTGTTCTCTATTCTCTCTGGCCAGTTCCTGATGCTGCAGCCAAGCTTCTGATGAGGAACTTTTACACTGCCCTCCAGGAGGGTCGTAAAGTGACACAAGCCCTGTCTCATGGAATCAAGTCTGTGCAGTCCACCAAACAGTTCTCGCACCCGGCAAACTGGGGAGGCTGGATACTGGTGGGGCATGACATTAAGCTCAGTAGCAAGATTGCTCTGATGGGACATGCCATCTGTGAGTTATTGCAGTCCCAAAACCAGTGTAGAGAGGCCATGAGAGTTCTCCTTCATTTG ATTGAGAAGTCTCTACAGAGGATCCACCAGGGTATAAAGAATTCCATGTACACCACCTGCCAGTCCATTGAGAACAAGGTAGGAGGGATTCCAGGCTGGAAGGATCTACTTCAGGCTGTAGGATTCCGGTTTGAGGCAGCAAGGAATGGGTTGCCACCAGCAGTGTTCTTCCCTCAGACTGACCCTGGGGACCGCCTCACCCAGGCCAGTGCCAGCCTACAGGCTCTGCTAG GTCTACCTCCAAGTTGTGTGACTGCTCTGTCCAAATTCCTTCCAAATTATGAAGCTGGCGAAGCTTACATTCTTGTG ATTAGAGATATTCTGAGCAAGATGGCAGCTAAAGAATCCAATATTGATGCAATCATTTGTGTCAAAATATGGCGCATGACTGGTTGTCATGAATTCCTGGCATCTTTAG GTTTGGACTTGGTAGAAGTTGGAAAAGATGAAGTCACTCTGAGGTTGGGGAAACAAGCCAACCGCCGCCAGCTGCAGTTTGCCTTACAGTCACTGGTGGCTGTTTTTG acACCCAAGAGGCTCCAAAGTCCCTGTCTGTGGACAGCTCGAGCAGCCTGGAGAGTCTGTCATCCTCCCACAGTGGCTCTACCTCCACCTCCAACTTCTCCAAGGGAAGCACCCCTCCCCTCTCACCCAGGGGCAGCAGGAAGAAGTCTCTCTTCAATCCGGCAGAAATGGAGAAGATGAGGATGAATAAGATGCAATTGATGTATCAG gGAGGGCTTTCAGGAAGAAAGGTCAGCTCAAGACGAGAGAGAACGGACCCATCAATCTACCTCAGTCACCAGAATCGGATCCGGAACATGTATGGACCATCTGGCACCACCCTTTCTCATCACTCCCACCATAACGATATTCATGAACTCCAGGAGATCAGTGAAAACAGTGAGAGTGAGACAGACGGCCATACCAGTTCTGGAAACAGCTGGAAAGAATGCAGAATGACTGTGTCCACAAACTCTGACAGTGAGTGCAGCACTATTCCGGATGCCAGAACTCCGGACCGTGATATGTTACACTCCAGTACGGAGCATTATAGTTTGTCGGATGGATTAATCACTGGTACCCAGTCTCCAACCAGTCAGGAGTACACTTATTCGTATCCAGGAAAATCCAGTCGGAGTGTCCGAAGTGTCGGTTCTGATCACTCTGAACATGAGGAGTACAATTTCAGCAGACAAAATAGTGGATTTAGTGACATCAGTGTCAACAGTGGGGATATGTCACGCCGTCCATCAAACTTTGACAGATACGACATCCACAGAAGCTCGGATGTGTCAAATATTAGTAGTGCTTTCGAGGTCGAACCTCAGAATTCTTTGTCAGATAGTGGAAGTGATATGTTTCAACGGAGTGACGCTCTGAGACAGTCGGACATGTCTGATACCAGTGGAATTAGTGATGCTAATGGATTACCCAATGAACTTCCAGAAGCAATGATCAATAAGAATGTGGAGCCTGTGCCAAATGAGTCTGGATTTCACTCGGAGGTCACCTCATCCAACCAGAGTGATGCCAGTCAGCAGAGTATTGATGTGACTAAACTCACTCACAAAGAATTAGCAAATCGGATTAATGCGGATGTGCAAAATCACAGGGAAAAACTGGAACTGTTTCAGAAGGAGAGTCTTGCAACGTCCAGACAAGAAGCTATGGCTTTAAGGAAAGAATTTCATACTAGTTTACAGCATATTAGTGGCACTCAACAACAAATTAATGGACATCCTAGTGATGATAGAAGTGTTGTTGAAAAACGGTCTTCTTCGGAAGGAAAACGACCACCTCCTATTCCTCAGAAACCAAAATCATTCCAAACCTTCATGGAGAATCCTTCACCAAACTCACCTCAAAGTGCCAATGAGAACAATACTCATTCATTATCAGCTCAACAGTTTAATAATGTGAACTCAATAGTGTCCAAAATCAACTCTTTAGCTGCCCCAAAACAGAAACTTCAAACTCCTAATATTTCGGCCTTCTCAAGCTCTTCTCCGAGATCGAAAAACCATCTTCTGAAAAATGATCACATAGTGGATAGGCCATCAATACAAAGTTTAGCAAATGGTAGTGTCACTAGAGATGTTTCCTCTTTCCTCAACTCCATCCATTCACAAAACCAGCCCAGGCCAGACAGTAAAATGAGTGTGAGCTCTTCTGCATCATCTATTGTGACAGTAATTCATAATCCTCAAAAACCTATGACAAACTCACAAGTGAATTACAGACCATCACAAACACCTTCTCCAATGCATAATAGCCAAACTAGTACTCCAGAGATTCCTGAATCTCCAGCCAGTGGAGGAGGAAATGGTCACCCACTTCATGACATAAGCTTTAACAGTTCTCATAGTTCTTTGAGAGGAGCAAGTCCAAAGTCCATACTGAATTCTTCACCCAGCTGTTTACGAGAAATGAATAGGAAACCTAAAAAGAGAGTGAGTTTCTCTGACTCTGAACCCAGTGATTTAGAATCTTCAAGCACACAAAATTCTAACAGGGCTAGTCCTGTGACCCCAGTGAGTTTTCCTATAAACCCAGCCGACAGATATATACCAAACAACGTTGGAACAAAACAACCCATTCGCATCACAGGAAACCACTTCAATAAAACCACAAACCAATATCTACCCATGAAAACCTTTGGAAACGGGAATGTACCATCAGCAATGGACAGTCATTATATGAATGGAACCGTAAGAACTGGGGCTGTTGTCAATGGTAATCAAAAACATAGTGCAATGGAGCCAAGAAATAGTGCTCATCCTACGTATAAAGCTAACATGGCTCCAAACATTGGGAATCCTAGTGGTCCAGGCACCAGAACTTCCGATCAGATCAGACAGCTTTACTATGGACGCGGTGGTAGATCTCAGGTTCTCCAGTCATCAAAGTGCTAA